ACGTCCGTCGTCCGAAAGTAGAACTGCGGCCGGTACCCGTTGAAAAACGGCGTGTGCCGCCCACCCTCTTCCTTCGACAGCACGTACACCTCGCACTTGAACTTCTTGTGCGGCGTGATCGAGCCGGGCTTGGCCAGCACCTGCCCCCGCTCCACGTCGTCGCGCTTGACCCCGCGCAGCAGCACCCCCACGTTGTCGCCCGCCTCCCCCTGGTCCAGGAGCTTGCGGAACATCTCCACCCCCGTCACCACGGTCTTGGTCGTCGGGGTGAACCCCACGATCTCCACTTCGTCCTGCACCTTGACGATGCCCCGCTCGATCCTGCCCGTGGCCACCGTGCCCCGACCCGAGATCGAAAACACGTCCTCCACAGGCATCAGAAACGGCTTGTCCTTGTCGCGCTGCGGCTCCGGTATCCAGCTGTCCACCGCGTCCATCAGCTCGAAGATCGACTTGCAGTCGGCGCACTCGGGCTTGCCGCACCCGCACCCCAAAGCCTTGAGCGCGCTGCCCTTCACCACCGGGGTGTCGTCCCCGGGAAACTCGTAGCTGCTCAGGAGCTCGCGCACCTCCAGCTCCACCAACTCCAAAAGCTCCGGGTCGTCCACCATGTCGACCTTGTTGAGATACACCACCAGGTAGGGCACGTTGACCTGCCGCGCCAGCAGCACGTGCTCCCGGGTCTGGGGCATCGGGCCGTCCGCCGCGCTCACCACCAGGATCGCCCCGTCCATCTGCGCCGCACCCGTGATCATGTTCTTGATGTAGTCGGCGTGGCCCGGGCAGTCCACGTGCGCGTAGTGGCGCTTGTCGGTCTCGTACTCCACGTGCGCGGTGGCGATGGTGATGCCGCGCTCGCGCTCCTCGGGCGCCTTGTCGATCTCGTCGAACGCCGTGAACTTCGCAAACCCCTTGTTCGACAACACCTTGGTGATCGCCGCCGTCAGGGTCGTCTTCCCATGATCCACGTGCCCGATCGTCCCGATGTTCACGTGGGGCTTGGTTCGCTTGAAGGTTTCCTTGGCCATCGTTCCACTCCTCTCTTCGGATCGGCGGAAAACAGAAACCTCCCGGCCGGGGCGCCAACCGGGACGCAACGGGTACAACACATGGAGCCCACGACCGGAATTGAACCGGTGACCTCTTCCTTACCAAGGAAGTGCTCTGCCGACTGAGCTACGTGGGCCCGCCTCCCCCGAAGGGGACGAACAGCGCGTCTTGGAGCGGGAGACGGGGCTCGAACCCGCGACCCTCAGCTTGGAAGGCTGACGCTCTAGCCAACTGAGCTACTCCCGCGGAGAACTCGGATGGTGGTGGGGGGAGGATTCGAACCTCCGAAGGCTGCGCCGGCAGATTTACAGTCTGCTCCCTTTGGCCACTCGGGAACCCCACCACGGATGGATGCACCCGTGGAGCTGGCGATGGGACTCGAACCCGCAACCTGCTGATTACAAATCAGCTGCTCTGCCAATTGAGCTACGCCAGCCCGATACCCCCGGCGCGAGGTGCTGGCGCAAGCCAAACCTACCCCCTCGGGCGGAAGGAGAGGGGATGCTAGCGAATGGGCCAGAGCGTGTCAAGGAGAAAAGGATGACCCGATCCACCACCTCGGTGGCGAGCGGGGTCCGGGAGCCCCTGCGCTCCGCCCCGCAATCCGCGGTGTTCGGAATCAGCGTATCCTGGCGAGTCAGTGCGCCGAACCTCACCGGTTTCTCCCGAGCGGCCGCGGATCGGTCTAGGCGGCACGGGGCTGCGCTCCGGGGCTCCCGGACCCCGCCCCAAGACTTGGTGGTGGATACCGGGACATCGCCTCCGGCGAGGCGGATGCAGGGGCGCAGCTCGCAGCAGACCGCGCCGCAGGCCACCTCCCCGTTGGAGCCGGACGCCGACCCGACCAGGGGCAGGTGTCCACGGGGGGTGTGCTCCCGACCTGCCGCAGGTCCGGAGCGGCTGCCGTGCGGCGGCAGGGGTGGCCTCGAAGCTTGCGCCCGCCCACCGCCGGGGTCAGGAGCTCCGGGATGGGCCACCGCTGCGCGGCAGGGGGGCGACATCCAGGAGGAAGGCGCGGGAACCTGCCGGGGGCGCCGGGGGCTCGACCACGTCCGGCTCCGCGCGCAGGCGCTCCAGCAAGAGCCGGATGATGCTCTTGGCGAGCTCTTCCTCGCCGAGCAGGACCGTGCCCGCGTCCTCCTGCTTCAGGAAGGAGGCCTCCATCTCGCTGTGCGTCCGAATGATGATCTCGATGGACGGGTTGAGCTGTCTGGCGATCTCCACCATCTGCCGCACCTTCAAGGTGTCGGGCGTGGCGATGACCAGAATGGACGCGCGCGCGACGTGGGCCTGCGCCAGCGTCATGGCGTCCGCCGCGTCGCCGGTCACCGCCGGGATGCCCCGGTCGCGCAGCTGTTGCACGATTTCCCGGTTCTGATCGGCGACGACGAAGGGGATGCCCCGTGCCTCGAGCGCCTGGCAGACCCGCCTGCCGACGCGCCCGTAGCCCAGGACCACCACCTGCTTCGACAAGTACTTTCCTTCGGTGGTCATGGGCAGCATCGCCAGGGGGTCGTCGAGGGCCTCGCGCTTCCGGACCATGGGCCGTGGCGAGAGCACGGCGGCATCGGCGTCCCTGAGGGAAGAGGGGTCGCCGAAGAGCAGCAGGGTGTCGTAGGGTTGAATGCGCGTCTGACCCCTGGGCACGACATAGCCGTCCCCCCGCCCGATCAGAAGGATCAGGGCATTGGGGGGGATGTCGAGGTCGGCGATCGTTCGGCCCGCGGCCGCCGTGTTGGGCAGCACCTCGATTTCGCGGGTTTCCCCCTGCGCCTGCCCAAAGCGTTCGAGCTCCAGGGAGAACGACGGGCGCGCCGCCAGGGGCTCGTCCACCTTCAGCAGGCGGGCCACGGGCATCAGGAGCGTTCCTTGGATCAGCACGGACGTGAGGACCGTGAAGAACACCACGTCGAAGATCGCGCCGGAGTGCTCCACCCCGGCCATCAGGGGGAACGTGGCCAACACGATCGGGACCGCCCCGCGGAGCCCGGTCCACGAGACGAGCATGCGCTCGCGCCAGTCGAACGCACTGCCCGCCAGGCCGACGACCACCGCCGCCGGCCGGGCTACGAACATCAGGAAGAACGCCACCAGAAGCCCCGTCGCCGCGATCTCCGGCAGCCGCGAAGGAAACACGAGCAGGCCCAGCGTGACAAACAGCGCGATTTGCATCAGCCAGGCCAACCCGTCGTGGAACTTCATCATGTACCGCTTGTGCGTAAAGGTTGCGCCATTGAGCATGACGCCGCACAAGTACACCGCGAGGAAGCCGTTCCCATCCACGAATTCTGCGGCGCCGAACGTGACGAGCACGAAGCCCATGCTCAAGACGGGATAGAGCCCCTCGTAATCCAGGCCGATGCGGTTGAAGACCAGGGCTGCGACTCTTCCCGCACCGATTCCCAGCAGGACTCCGAGCCCCATGTCGAGGACGAAGGTCGGAACGAGTTGGGGCCACTGGAACCCGGCCACGGTCACCAACTGCGTGATGCCCACCGTCAGGAAAATCGCCATGGGGTCGTTGCTGCCCGACTCGAGCTCGAGCAGCGGCTTGAGGTTGCCCTTCAGGCTCACTCCGCGGCTTCGAAGCACGCTGAACACGGCAGCCGCGTCGGTGGAGGAGATGATCGAGCCGAGTAGGAGGCTCGTCAGGAGAGGAAGGCCGAGAACGGCCCACGCGAACAGTCCCACCAGGACAGCGGTCATAGCCACGCCCAGCGTGGCGAGGACGATGCCGCGTCCAAGGACCGGCTGGACGATGCGCCGGTTCGTGTCGAGCCCGCCGGAGAACAGGATGAAGGCCAGCGCGACGGTGCCGACCAGGTTCGCGGCTTGGGCGTTGTCGAAGTGGATGCCGCCGGGCCCGTCCGAACCCGCCAGCATGCCGATGACAAGAAACACGATCAGCGTGGGCACCCCGAGCCGGTCGGAAACCCGGCTGGCCAGGATGCTGGCCAGCACGAGAAACCCCGTGACGAGGAGGATGAGGGCCGGTTCGACCATGGGCGCTGCGAGTGTCCTTTCTTCGCCCAACCGCAGCCGTGTCGGGCGCACGGCTTCGAGCCAAACGGTCCGCGCCGCCGCGCTTCCCGCGTGCCGGAGGAAGCTGCCGTCCACCCGGCGAAGGTCTGCCCCGGGTCCGTCCGCCGCCGGGGTTCCCAAGGGGCACGGGACAAGCCTGGGGGTGTATCGAAAGCGCGCCCGGCAACCAGACCGCCGGCATGCGGAGGGGTGGCTCTAAGCGGTGGATCGGCACCCTGCCGCGGGCCCCGCTCCGGTGCGGTTTGCGGAGTCTGCGACAGGTCTCCCGAGGACGCGGCAAGGCCGGCGGGAACCGCGCCACGGCTCCCCCGGGGCCCGGCTCCGAAAGGCTACCCAGTTCGGGCGCGGTACTGCCGGCGCCATTCGAAGAGCAGCACGCCGCATGCCACGGCCACGTTGAGGCTGGAGACCTGGCCCGCCATGGGGATGGACACGGCGCGGGAGCACCGCCGCAGGACGTTGGGCCGGATGCCCCGGTGCTCCCCCCCCAGGACCACGACGCAGGGGAACCGCGCAACGGCCGCGTAGAGGTCTTCGGGACCGTGATCCGACGCGGCAACCGCCTCGAAGCCCTCGGCCGTCAGCTCATCCAGGGCCCGGGCCAGGTTCACCACCCGGGCCACGGGCACCGAGGCCAGGGCGCCGGAGGCGGTGCGGGCCACCGCCGCGCTCAGGCCGGCGGCGCGGTCCTTGGGAAGGACGACCCCCGCGGCGCCGGCGCCGTCCGCCACCCGCAGAACCGCTCCGAGGTTGCGGGGATCCTGCACGCAGTCCACGGCGACGATGAGGGGCAGGCGCCCCGGCTCCCGCGCCCGGCCCATGAGCTCCTCGAGGGCGGCGTACCGCCACCCGCCGACTTCGAGGCACACCCCCTGGTGGTTGCCCCGGCCCGAGAGCTCGTCGAGGAGCTTGCGCGGCACCTGCCGCACGGGGAGCCCCAGATCTCGGGCCGCCCCGAGCACCTCTTCCGGCCCCGAACCCTCCCGGGCCACCAGGAGCTCCCGGCAGGTCTCGGGGGAGGCCGCCAGGTGCTCCGCCACCGTCCGGCGCCCGTACACCCATTCGGAAGCGCTCATTCCCGGACCCTAGCGCCTGCGCTTGCGTTTCGGCGCCTTCCCCGCCCCCTCCATCTCGGCCGCCAGCGCCCGCGCGGCGGCAACGGGGTCGGGGGCCATCCGGATCGGCCGGCCCACCACCAGGTAGTCGGCTCCCGCCTCCAGGGCGCCCGCCGCCGTATCCATGCGGCTCTGGTCGTCGAGGTCGAACCCCGCCGGGCGCACCCCCGGCGTCACGATGAGCGCCTCGGGCCACGTCTTGCGAATGGCCGACGCCTCCAGGGGCGAGGCCACGACGCCGTCGAGACCGGCGCTGCGGGCCAGGGCCGCCAGGCGAAGCACCGCTTCCGAGGCCGGACCGGCGATGCCCACGGCCTCCAGATCGGCCGGGCCGTGGCTGGTGAGGACCGTGACGGCCAGGACCTTGGGCTCGGGTCGCTCCGCCGCCTGCGCACCCTTGCGCGCCGCCTCGGCGGCCCGGGCCATCCCCTCGGCGCCCGCCAGGGCGTGCACGTTGACGAGGAAGGCACCGAGCCCCCCCGCCATGCGGGCGGCGCCGGCCATGGTGGCGGGGATGTCGTGGAGCTTGAGGTCCAGGAAGATGCGGGAGCCCCGGTTCACGAGATCCCGCACCAGGGTGGGTCCCTGGGAGACGAAGAGCTCCAGACCCACCTTGAACGCACCCACCTCGCCGTCCAGGCGCCGCACCCACCCCTGCGCCTCCCCCGCGGTGGCCACGTCCAGGGCGAAGATGAGCCTCTCGCGGGCGGTCACGTGCGCCGCTCCTTGACCCACGCGGAAGCCCACGCCGCCGCCTCCCCGAGGGGCACCCGGTGCTCGGCGCGGGTCTTGCGCTCCCGCGCCTCCGCCATGCCCTGGGCCAGGCCCTTGGCGCCCAGGGTGAGCCGAAGGGGGATGCCCAGGAGGTCGGCATCCTTGAACTTGACCCCGGGCCGCTCGTCCCGATCATCCACCAGCACCTCGATGCCCTGGGCCTGGAGCGCCGCCGCGAGGTCCCCGGTGACCTGCCGGGTCGCCTCGTCCTTGACCTGGAGCGGGAGGAGCACGACCTCCCAGGGGGCCAGGGGAACCGGCCACACGATGCCGTCCGCGTCGTGGTTCTGCTCGATGGCGGCGGCGGCGGTGCGCCCCACCCCGATGCCGTAACACCCCATCACCAGGGGGCGCTCCGCGCCCTGGGCGTCGAGGAACGTGGCCCGCAGGCTCTCCGAGTACTTGGTGCCGAGCTTGAAGACGTGCCCCACCTCGATGCCGCGCCGCACCGCGACGGGCGCCCCGCACCGGGGGCACGGGTCGCCTTCCTCGATGGCGCGAAGGTCCGCCCAGCCGGCCACGGGAAAGTCCCGGCCGGCCAGGGCACTGCGGTAGTGGAACCCCCCGCGGTTGGCCCCCACCACCAGCCCTCCCGCGCCCCGCAGGGCGTGGTCCAGGTACACGGGCACCGACAGGCCCACGGGCCCGGCGAATCCCACCGGCGCCCCGGTCACGGCCCGCACCGCCGCCTCGCCGGCCAGCTCGGCCGTGTTGGCTCCCAGGAGGTTCTTCACCTTGGCGGGGTTCGCCTCGTGGTCGCCCCGCACACACACGGCCACGGTCCCCCGGTCGGTCTCGAAGAGGAGGGTCTTGGCCACCGCTTGGGGGGGCACCCCGAGGTAGGCGCTCACCTCGCCGATGGTGCGCTGCTCGGGGGTGGCAACCTCCTCGAGGGGCGCGGCTTCCGGAGCGGATCCGGCTTCGGGAGCCCGCACCTCGGCCTTCTCCACGTTGGCCCCGTAGCCGCAGGCGCGGCAGGCCGCCACCGCGTCCTCCCCCGAGTCGGCCAGCACCATGAACTCGTGGGAGAAGCTCCCGCCGATGGCGCCCGAGTCGGCCTCCACGGGCACGAACTCCAGCCCGCACCGCTGGAAGATGCGCACGTAGGCGTCCACCATCTTCCGGTAGCTCTCGTCGGCGCCGGCGCTGTCGGCGTCGAACGAGTACGCGTCCTTCATGATGAACTCGCGGCCCCGCATGAGGCCGAAGCGGGGGCGGATCTCGTCGCGGAACTTGGTCTGGATCTGGTAGAGATTCATGGGGAGCTGGCGGTAGGAGCGGATCTCCCGGCGCACCAGGTCCGTGATGACCTCCTCGTGGGTGGGGCCGATGCAGCAGTCCCGCTCGTGCCGGTCCTTCAGGCGCAGGAGCTCCTTGCCGTAGACCTCCCAGCGACCCGACTCCTTCCAGAGCTCCGCGGGCTGCACCGCGGGCAAGAGCACCTCCTGGGCGCCGGCCCGGTCCATCTCTTCCCGAATGATCCGCTCCACCTTGCGCAGCACCCGCAGGCCCGCCGGCAGGTAGGAGTAGATGCCCGCCGCGAGCTTGCGGATCATGCCGGCCCGGAGCATGAGCTTGTGGCTCACCACCTCGGCCTCGGCCGGATCTTCTCTCGTGGTGGGGAGCAGGAGCTTCGCGTAGTCCATGAAGACCTCGATGGTCAAAGGTAGGGGGAATCGGCCGGTTTGTACCCCAGGGCGACCGCCCGGGGCAAGGGGCCGGGGCACCGCGATCCGCCATCTGGGTGGCCAGCGGGTTCCGAGAGCCCCTGCGCTCCGCCCCGCAATCCGCGTGAACTCGAGGAGGGCCCCCTCACGGAATCGGTGCGCCTCGCTTTAGAGGTTTCCACCGCCTCTGGACGACCGGTCGATGCGGCACGGGGCTACGCTCCGGGGCTCCCGGAACCCGCCCCATGATTGGGTGGTGAATTCTGACCCAACCTCCGCCTTTCGTCACTGCCTCCGAGCTGCTATAAGTAGCCCCCTTCCGAGGCGAAGCGAGCCGCCCGGTCCCGGCCGCGGGGCCGGCGTCACCGAATGCCCGCAGGGGCACAGGCATCGAGGAGGTTCCCCATGAAGAAGATCGACAAGGCCTTCCGCGGGTACCAGCAGCAGCTCTCCGAGGCCACAGAGGACCTGTTGCGCATGCTCAGCCTCACCCACGAGGGCTTCCTGAAGCACCGGAAGGCCCCCCTGGAAGAGGCGGAGCGCCTGGGCAAGAAGGTCCACGCGGTCGAGCGGGCGTTTGCCGAGGCCATGGCCAAGGAGGAGGACAAGGAGTCGGCCAAGCTCCTGGTGGCCCTGGCGGGGCACATCGAGCGCATCGGCGACTGCGTCGAGAACGTGGTCCGCACGGTCCACAGCAAGATCCGGGAGGGGACCCTCTTCTCCGACAAGGCGGTCACCGAGCTCAACCACGTCTTTCGCACGGCCCAGGAGCTCGTCTCCCACGTGCGGGATATCGTGGTCACCCTCAACCCGGTCCTCATGAAGCACGTGGTGGCCTGCGGCGAAGAGCTCGGCCAGGAGGCCAGCCGGTTCGCCACGGCCCACGAGGAGCGCCTGGTGATGGGCCTGTGCCAGCCCAAGCACTCCTCCCTCTACCTGGACATCGTCGACAATCTGCGCACCAGCGTCTGGCACCTGAAGGAGATGGTCGCGAAGCTCCAGTAGGTCTGCGCCCTGCCGCTTCTCCGGTCTGCGAAAGAACGGCACAGGGCCCCGCGGGGCCCTGTGCCGTTTGTCCCTGCGACGTCGGCCAAACTGTCAGATCAGGTAGCGCACCGCTTCCCGGGCCAGGTCCACGATGGCTCCCGGGATCACGCCCAGGTAGAGTACCCCGATGCCCGCGAGCACCGTAGCCAGGGTGGCGGAGGGGCCGCCGCGCAGCTCTTCCACCAGAGGCTTTTCCGGCGCCTCGGTGAAGTACATGGTGACGATCACCCGCAGGTAGTAGTACACGCTCGCCGCGGAGTTCAGGACCCCGAAGATCGTGAGCCAGTAGTACCCCTCGTTCACCGCCGCCTTGAAGATCAGGAACTTCCCGATGAAGCCGGCGGTGGGAGGGATGCCCGCCATGGAGAAGAGGAACACGCTCATGGCGAGCCCGAGGAGGGGGAACTTGAACCCCAGCCCCGCATAGGCGTCGAGCCCCGTGTTCTCCTGCCCGAACTTCCCCACCATGATCACGCAGGCGAACGCCCCCACGTTCATGAAGGCGTAAGCGAGCAGGTAGAAGAGCATGGCCGAGCTCGCCTCGGGGGTTCCCACGACGAGGCCCACCAGGAGGTACCCGGCGTGGGCGATCGACGAGTAGGCGAGCATCCGCTTGACGTCGGTCTGGGCGATGGCGGCCAGGTTCCCCAAGGTCATGGTGAGCAGCGCGACGACCCAGAGCGCCCCGGACCACTCCCCGTGCAGGCTCGGGAAGGCCGTGACGAAGACCCGGACGAAGGCGCTAAACGCCGCCGCCTTCACCCCGGTGGCCATGAAGGCGGTCACCGCCGTGGGGGCGCCCTGGTACACGTCGGGCGTCCACGCGTGGAAGGGCACCGCCGCCACCTTGAAAGCGAAGCCCACGGCGATGAGCCCCACCCCGATGAGCGCCATGGGCGAAGAGGTGAGCCCCCGCACCTGGGCGAAGTGGGCCATCACGTCGTGGAGCTGGGTGGTGCCGCAGGCGCCGTAGACGAGCGCGATGCCGTAGAGGAGGAACGCCGAGGCGAAGCCCCCCAGGAGGAAGTATTTGTAGCTCGCCTCCCCTCCCCGCTCGGTGCGCAGGTACCCGGCCAGGGCGTAGATGGCGAGGCTCATGGTCTCGAGCCCCAGGAAGATCACCAGCAGGTGGGTCGCCCCCGCCATCAGCATCATCCCCACCATGGCCAGGAGCACCAGGGCGTGGTACTCCCCGTGGTCGGCCCGCTCGGAGCGCAGGTAGCTCTCCGAGAGGAGCAGCGTGAGCGCTCCCACCACGTAGATCACGAAGTAGAAGAAGGCGGCAAAGCCGTCGGCGGCCAGCATCCGCGAGAACCCCAGGCGCTGGGGCCCGAAGAGGGAAGGCGTGAGCAGCGCCGCCACCACGATCCCCGCCAGCCCCAGGTACGCCAGGTACCCCTTGCGGCCCGGGGGGCCGAAGGCCTCGGCGAGCAGGACCAGCAGGGCGGTGCCCGCAATCACCATGTGGGGGGCGAGCGCCCCGAGATCAGACATTGGGAACTCCATGGGAACTCCTCCCTCTCGGAGTCTTCTTCGAAATGTCGTCCAGCGATGCTGCGCCTCGGACGACTGAGGTCAGTCCCTATCCCCCTACCCGATCGGCATCGGTATCGGTATCGACCTCGACCCCGATACGCCCAGCCTTGGCACCTACAGGAACTGGTCGGACAGCGCCTCCCCGAGCGGGCG
This region of Thermodesulfobacteriota bacterium genomic DNA includes:
- the tuf gene encoding elongation factor Tu; translation: MAKETFKRTKPHVNIGTIGHVDHGKTTLTAAITKVLSNKGFAKFTAFDEIDKAPEERERGITIATAHVEYETDKRHYAHVDCPGHADYIKNMITGAAQMDGAILVVSAADGPMPQTREHVLLARQVNVPYLVVYLNKVDMVDDPELLELVELEVRELLSSYEFPGDDTPVVKGSALKALGCGCGKPECADCKSIFELMDAVDSWIPEPQRDKDKPFLMPVEDVFSISGRGTVATGRIERGIVKVQDEVEIVGFTPTTKTVVTGVEMFRKLLDQGEAGDNVGVLLRGVKRDDVERGQVLAKPGSITPHKKFKCEVYVLSKEEGGRHTPFFNGYRPQFYFRTTDVTGVCTLPEGTEMVMPGDNVRMDVELITPIAMEE
- a CDS encoding potassium/proton antiporter, with amino-acid sequence MDGSFLRHAGSAAARTVWLEAVRPTRLRLGEERTLAAPMVEPALILLVTGFLVLASILASRVSDRLGVPTLIVFLVIGMLAGSDGPGGIHFDNAQAANLVGTVALAFILFSGGLDTNRRIVQPVLGRGIVLATLGVAMTAVLVGLFAWAVLGLPLLTSLLLGSIISSTDAAAVFSVLRSRGVSLKGNLKPLLELESGSNDPMAIFLTVGITQLVTVAGFQWPQLVPTFVLDMGLGVLLGIGAGRVAALVFNRIGLDYEGLYPVLSMGFVLVTFGAAEFVDGNGFLAVYLCGVMLNGATFTHKRYMMKFHDGLAWLMQIALFVTLGLLVFPSRLPEIAATGLLVAFFLMFVARPAAVVVGLAGSAFDWRERMLVSWTGLRGAVPIVLATFPLMAGVEHSGAIFDVVFFTVLTSVLIQGTLLMPVARLLKVDEPLAARPSFSLELERFGQAQGETREIEVLPNTAAAGRTIADLDIPPNALILLIGRGDGYVVPRGQTRIQPYDTLLLFGDPSSLRDADAAVLSPRPMVRKREALDDPLAMLPMTTEGKYLSKQVVVLGYGRVGRRVCQALEARGIPFVVADQNREIVQQLRDRGIPAVTGDAADAMTLAQAHVARASILVIATPDTLKVRQMVEIARQLNPSIEIIIRTHSEMEASFLKQEDAGTVLLGEEELAKSIIRLLLERLRAEPDVVEPPAPPAGSRAFLLDVAPLPRSGGPSRSS
- the rlmB gene encoding 23S rRNA (guanosine(2251)-2'-O)-methyltransferase RlmB translates to MSASEWVYGRRTVAEHLAASPETCRELLVAREGSGPEEVLGAARDLGLPVRQVPRKLLDELSGRGNHQGVCLEVGGWRYAALEELMGRAREPGRLPLIVAVDCVQDPRNLGAVLRVADGAGAAGVVLPKDRAAGLSAAVARTASGALASVPVARVVNLARALDELTAEGFEAVAASDHGPEDLYAAVARFPCVVVLGGEHRGIRPNVLRRCSRAVSIPMAGQVSSLNVAVACGVLLFEWRRQYRARTG
- the pyrF gene encoding orotidine-5'-phosphate decarboxylase; this encodes MTARERLIFALDVATAGEAQGWVRRLDGEVGAFKVGLELFVSQGPTLVRDLVNRGSRIFLDLKLHDIPATMAGAARMAGGLGAFLVNVHALAGAEGMARAAEAARKGAQAAERPEPKVLAVTVLTSHGPADLEAVGIAGPASEAVLRLAALARSAGLDGVVASPLEASAIRKTWPEALIVTPGVRPAGFDLDDQSRMDTAAGALEAGADYLVVGRPIRMAPDPVAAARALAAEMEGAGKAPKRKRRR
- a CDS encoding NADH-quinone oxidoreductase subunit N, which produces MEFPMSDLGALAPHMVIAGTALLVLLAEAFGPPGRKGYLAYLGLAGIVVAALLTPSLFGPQRLGFSRMLAADGFAAFFYFVIYVVGALTLLLSESYLRSERADHGEYHALVLLAMVGMMLMAGATHLLVIFLGLETMSLAIYALAGYLRTERGGEASYKYFLLGGFASAFLLYGIALVYGACGTTQLHDVMAHFAQVRGLTSSPMALIGVGLIAVGFAFKVAAVPFHAWTPDVYQGAPTAVTAFMATGVKAAAFSAFVRVFVTAFPSLHGEWSGALWVVALLTMTLGNLAAIAQTDVKRMLAYSSIAHAGYLLVGLVVGTPEASSAMLFYLLAYAFMNVGAFACVIMVGKFGQENTGLDAYAGLGFKFPLLGLAMSVFLFSMAGIPPTAGFIGKFLIFKAAVNEGYYWLTIFGVLNSAASVYYYLRVIVTMYFTEAPEKPLVEELRGGPSATLATVLAGIGVLYLGVIPGAIVDLAREAVRYLI